Proteins encoded by one window of Streptomyces uncialis:
- a CDS encoding DUF5667 domain-containing protein, whose translation MIANVSAHRRANAFAQALEEPTDRGPAAEQSDQRSAPGATPDPAGTAPAGPRTEQQRLLTLAGGLADLPRPTLDPEVKIVQRAQLVAAMEAMLMAGAGGGAMDPSVPEQRSRKGTKGAHRAGPLRKLRPRSRLSKSLVAGGLTVGVAAGALGGVAAASSDALPGDSLYGLKRGVEDIKRGLADGDTDRGEIYLDQASTRLSEARRLMERDRGGPLDHESVGEVRRTLNGMRHDAAEGHRLLLAAYERDGSLGPIQALSAFSRSHRDSWSALRDRLPVQLGDVSQEVSSVFDAMEQEVEPLRSLLPEPPAPRGGPSQGPRTERSPAGPTQDGTERPAAPTRSGEGEAPRDTTPRDQGGGSPEPSAPDPSGKKDEGLLGGGTGGLLDTPKEQDKASPSPSGRTSPVPKPDVTLPPLLPGLLPGLGLDAEESGP comes from the coding sequence GTGATCGCGAACGTATCGGCGCACCGGCGGGCGAACGCCTTCGCCCAGGCCCTGGAGGAACCGACCGACCGGGGCCCGGCGGCCGAGCAGTCCGATCAGCGGTCCGCCCCGGGCGCGACCCCCGACCCGGCGGGTACCGCGCCGGCCGGCCCGAGGACCGAGCAGCAACGCCTGCTCACCCTCGCGGGCGGTCTCGCCGACCTGCCCAGACCCACGCTGGACCCCGAGGTCAAGATCGTCCAGCGCGCGCAGCTCGTGGCCGCCATGGAGGCCATGCTGATGGCGGGCGCGGGCGGTGGGGCGATGGACCCTTCGGTGCCCGAGCAGCGGTCCCGCAAGGGGACGAAGGGCGCCCACCGGGCAGGACCGCTGCGGAAACTACGCCCACGCTCCCGGCTGAGCAAGAGCCTCGTCGCGGGCGGACTCACGGTCGGCGTCGCGGCGGGCGCCCTCGGGGGCGTGGCCGCCGCGAGCTCCGACGCCCTCCCCGGTGACTCCCTCTACGGCCTCAAGCGCGGCGTCGAGGACATCAAGCGGGGCCTCGCCGACGGTGACACCGACCGCGGGGAGATCTACCTCGACCAGGCGTCGACCCGCCTGAGCGAGGCCCGCAGGCTCATGGAACGCGACCGCGGCGGCCCTCTCGACCACGAATCCGTGGGCGAGGTCCGCCGCACCCTCAACGGCATGCGCCACGACGCCGCCGAGGGCCACCGCCTCCTCCTCGCCGCCTACGAACGCGACGGCTCCCTCGGCCCCATCCAGGCCCTGTCCGCGTTCTCCCGATCCCACCGCGACAGCTGGAGCGCCCTGCGCGACCGGCTGCCCGTCCAGCTCGGCGACGTCAGCCAGGAGGTCAGCTCCGTCTTCGACGCCATGGAGCAGGAGGTCGAACCCCTGCGTTCGCTGCTCCCCGAGCCCCCCGCCCCCCGCGGCGGCCCCAGCCAGGGCCCCCGCACCGAGCGGTCCCCCGCGGGCCCCACCCAGGACGGCACCGAACGCCCCGCCGCGCCCACCCGCTCCGGCGAAGGCGAGGCCCCCCGGGACACGACACCCCGGGACCAGGGCGGCGGCAGTCCCGAACCCTCCGCGCCGGACCCCTCCGGCAAGAAGGACGAAGGACTCCTCGGCGGCGGCACCGGCGGCCTCCTCGACACCCCCAAGGAACAGGACAAGGCCAGCCCCAGCCCCTCGGGCAGGACCAGCCCGGTCCCCAAGCCGGACGTCACCCTGCCCCCGCTGCTGCCCGGACTCCTCCCGGGCCTCGGCCTCGACGCCGAGGAATCGGGCCCGTAG
- a CDS encoding ECF subfamily RNA polymerase sigma factor, BldN family → MYPHVGVDASGLATLRATVLDHLRGFVPTAYAVPAYAVPAPTAPHTAPRPAAQSPRTSRATRTAAQAGPTGPCYALADGTAAVGRRSRGAGSTTTTTTTRRPAADSDSARMMELVERAQSGEAEAFGRLYDQYSDTVYRYIYYRVGSKATAEDLTSETFLRALRRIGTFTWQGRDFGAWLVTIARNLVADHFKSSRFRLEVTTGEMLDANEVERSPEDSVLEALSNAALLEAVRRLNPQQQECVTLRFLQGLSVAETARVMGKNEGAIKTLQYRAVRTLARLLPDDAR, encoded by the coding sequence GTGTACCCACACGTCGGGGTTGACGCCTCGGGCCTGGCTACGCTGCGCGCGACGGTCCTCGACCACCTGCGCGGCTTCGTCCCCACCGCGTACGCCGTCCCCGCATACGCCGTCCCCGCACCAACCGCCCCGCACACCGCCCCACGTCCCGCCGCGCAGTCCCCCCGCACCTCCCGCGCCACCCGTACCGCCGCCCAGGCCGGACCCACCGGCCCCTGCTACGCCCTGGCGGACGGCACGGCGGCCGTCGGCAGGCGCAGCCGCGGCGCGGGCTCCACGACGACCACGACGACCACCCGCAGGCCCGCCGCGGACAGCGACAGCGCCCGCATGATGGAACTCGTCGAACGCGCCCAGTCCGGCGAGGCCGAGGCGTTCGGCAGGCTGTACGACCAGTACAGCGACACCGTCTACCGCTACATCTACTACCGGGTGGGCAGCAAGGCCACCGCCGAGGACCTCACCAGCGAGACGTTCCTGCGCGCCCTGCGCCGGATCGGCACGTTCACCTGGCAGGGCCGCGACTTCGGCGCCTGGCTCGTGACCATCGCCCGCAACCTCGTCGCCGACCACTTCAAGTCGAGCCGCTTCCGGCTCGAAGTGACGACCGGCGAGATGCTCGACGCCAACGAGGTCGAGCGCAGCCCCGAGGACTCCGTCCTGGAGGCCCTCTCCAACGCCGCCCTCCTCGAAGCGGTCCGCCGTCTCAACCCCCAGCAGCAGGAGTGTGTGACCCTCCGTTTCCTCCAGGGCCTGTCGGTCGCCGAGACCGCCCGGGTCATGGGCAAGAACGAAGGCGCGATCAAGACCCTCCAGTACCGGGCCGTACGCACCCTCGCCCGGCTCCTCCCGGACGACGCCCGCTGA
- a CDS encoding HAD family hydrolase: MAALGWLTSRRRSATARSVLAGEASAEAARKTSQDLESARRAPAPDGTPEEPAFPVVGDRRAAAFFDLDNTVMQGAALFHFGRGLYKRKFFDTRELTRFAWQQAWFRLAGVEDPEHMQDARDSALSIVKGHRVAELMTIGEEIYDEYMADRIWPGTRALAQAHLDAGQKVWLVTAAPVEIATVIAGRLGLTGALGTVAESVGGVYTGRLVGEPLHGPAKAEAVRALATAEILDLTRCAAYSDSHNDIPMLSLVGHPYAINPDAKLRKHARARDWRLRDYRTGRKAAKVGIPAAAGVGAVAGGTAAAIALHRRTRR, translated from the coding sequence ATGGCCGCTCTCGGATGGCTCACTTCCCGTAGGCGCTCCGCCACGGCGCGGAGCGTGCTCGCAGGCGAGGCCTCGGCGGAGGCAGCCCGCAAGACCTCGCAGGACCTCGAATCCGCCCGGCGGGCCCCGGCCCCGGACGGCACCCCCGAGGAACCGGCGTTCCCCGTGGTCGGCGACCGCCGCGCCGCCGCGTTCTTCGACCTGGACAACACCGTGATGCAGGGCGCCGCCCTCTTCCACTTCGGCCGGGGCCTGTACAAACGCAAGTTCTTCGACACCCGCGAGCTCACCCGCTTCGCCTGGCAGCAGGCGTGGTTCCGGCTCGCCGGCGTCGAGGACCCCGAGCACATGCAGGACGCCCGGGACTCCGCGCTGTCCATCGTCAAGGGCCACCGGGTCGCCGAGCTGATGACCATCGGCGAGGAGATCTACGACGAGTACATGGCCGACCGGATCTGGCCGGGCACCCGCGCCCTCGCCCAGGCCCATCTGGACGCGGGCCAGAAGGTGTGGCTCGTCACCGCCGCCCCCGTGGAGATCGCCACCGTGATCGCCGGCCGCCTCGGACTGACCGGCGCGCTCGGCACCGTCGCGGAGTCCGTCGGCGGCGTCTACACCGGACGGCTCGTCGGCGAACCCCTGCACGGCCCCGCCAAGGCCGAGGCGGTCCGCGCGCTGGCCACCGCCGAGATCCTGGACCTGACCCGCTGCGCCGCCTACAGCGACTCCCACAACGACATCCCCATGCTGTCCCTGGTCGGCCACCCCTACGCGATCAACCCGGACGCCAAGCTCCGCAAGCACGCCCGCGCCCGCGACTGGCGGCTGCGCGACTACCGCACCGGCCGCAAGGCCGCGAAGGTCGGCATCCCCGCGGCGGCGGGCGTCGGCGCGGTCGCCGGCGGCACGGCCGCCGCCATCGCCCTGCACCGCAGGACCCGCCGCTGA
- a CDS encoding glutaredoxin family protein codes for MGRMSPLFRRTEKKPPAERVVTLIGKPGCHLCDDAQVVIEKVCGEVGASWEKKDITQDEELHRLYWEQIPVVLVDGAQHDFWRVKEERLRKALTG; via the coding sequence ATGGGCCGTATGAGTCCCCTCTTTCGACGTACGGAGAAGAAGCCTCCCGCGGAGCGTGTCGTGACGCTGATCGGGAAGCCCGGGTGTCATCTGTGCGATGACGCGCAGGTCGTGATCGAGAAGGTGTGCGGGGAGGTGGGTGCCTCCTGGGAGAAGAAGGACATCACCCAGGACGAGGAGCTGCACCGGCTGTACTGGGAGCAGATCCCGGTGGTGCTGGTGGACGGTGCCCAGCACGACTTCTGGCGGGTCAAGGAGGAGCGGCTGCGGAAGGCCCTGACGGGCTGA